A genomic window from Gossypium hirsutum isolate 1008001.06 chromosome D10, Gossypium_hirsutum_v2.1, whole genome shotgun sequence includes:
- the LOC107914905 gene encoding transcription factor bHLH104 isoform X1, whose translation MDLIEVWDFLDYSFIDENTSPDILLPNYSSGREIVVHEEKEFVDRDCSRKRGRSGSCSRPGTKACREKLRREKLNERFLDLSSTLEPGRPARTDKSAILDDAIRVLTQLRTDAQELKETNEKLLEEIKSLKAEKNEIREEKLVLKANKERIEQQLKTLNVSAAGYLPAHPAGYHAAANKMAIFPGYGLVPMWQYLPPSARDTSQDHELRPPAA comes from the exons ATGGATTTAATAGAAGTTTGGGATTTTCTGGATTATAGTTTCATCGATGAAAATACATCTCCAGATATACTTTTGCCCAATTACAG TAGCGGTAGGGAAATTGTTGTTCATGAAGAAAAGGAATTCGTCGATAGAGATTGCTCGCGCAAGAG GGGACGCAGTGGATCATGCAGCAGGCCAGGGACTAAAGCTTGCCGTGAGAAATTAAGACGGGAGAAATTGAATGAaag GTTTCTGGATCTAAGCTCTACTTTGGAACCTGGGAGACCTGCCAGGACTGACAAATCCGCAATACTGGATGATGCAATCAGAGTTCTGACCCAACTAAGAACTGACGCTCAGGAGCTCAAAGAAACAAATGAAAAGCTATTGGAggaaataaaaagtttaaag GCTGAGAAGAATGAAATTCGTGAGGAGAAGCTTGTACTGAAGGCAAATAAAGAAAGGATAGAGCAACAGCTGAAAACATTGAACGTTTCAGCAGCTGGATATCTTCCTGCTCACCCAGCAGGGTATCATGCCGCGGCAAACAAGATGGCAATTTTTCCTGGTTATGGTTTGGTCCCAATGTGGCAATATTTACCTCCATCAGCACGGGATACGTCTCAAGATCATGAGCTTAGGCCCCCTGCAGCGTAG
- the LOC107914905 gene encoding transcription factor bHLH104 isoform X2 — MDLIEVWDFLDYSFIDENTSPDILLPNYSGREIVVHEEKEFVDRDCSRKRGRSGSCSRPGTKACREKLRREKLNERFLDLSSTLEPGRPARTDKSAILDDAIRVLTQLRTDAQELKETNEKLLEEIKSLKAEKNEIREEKLVLKANKERIEQQLKTLNVSAAGYLPAHPAGYHAAANKMAIFPGYGLVPMWQYLPPSARDTSQDHELRPPAA, encoded by the exons ATGGATTTAATAGAAGTTTGGGATTTTCTGGATTATAGTTTCATCGATGAAAATACATCTCCAGATATACTTTTGCCCAATTACAG CGGTAGGGAAATTGTTGTTCATGAAGAAAAGGAATTCGTCGATAGAGATTGCTCGCGCAAGAG GGGACGCAGTGGATCATGCAGCAGGCCAGGGACTAAAGCTTGCCGTGAGAAATTAAGACGGGAGAAATTGAATGAaag GTTTCTGGATCTAAGCTCTACTTTGGAACCTGGGAGACCTGCCAGGACTGACAAATCCGCAATACTGGATGATGCAATCAGAGTTCTGACCCAACTAAGAACTGACGCTCAGGAGCTCAAAGAAACAAATGAAAAGCTATTGGAggaaataaaaagtttaaag GCTGAGAAGAATGAAATTCGTGAGGAGAAGCTTGTACTGAAGGCAAATAAAGAAAGGATAGAGCAACAGCTGAAAACATTGAACGTTTCAGCAGCTGGATATCTTCCTGCTCACCCAGCAGGGTATCATGCCGCGGCAAACAAGATGGCAATTTTTCCTGGTTATGGTTTGGTCCCAATGTGGCAATATTTACCTCCATCAGCACGGGATACGTCTCAAGATCATGAGCTTAGGCCCCCTGCAGCGTAG